A region of the Streptomyces durocortorensis genome:
GCTCGATCGCGCAGGCCCTCGACGTCGTGGGCGACTGGTGGACCCTGCTGATCGTGCGGGACACCGCGCGCGGGGTGCACCGGTTCGACGCGCTCCAGCAGGAGCTGGGCGTCTCGCGCAAGGTGCTGACCGAGCGGCTGCGGCTGCTGGTCGACGCGGGGGTGCTCACGCGGGAGCCGTACCAGGACCGCCCGGTCCGGTACGAGTACCGCCTCACCCCGCGCGGCCGGGCACTGCTGCCCGTGCTGATCGCCCTCCAGGACTGGGGCGACACCTGGGTGCTGGGAGAAGGGGAAGCGATGGCGACGACGGCGGAGGCCTCGCGGGAGGCTGCCCGGGTGCGGGGGCTGAGGGGGACGCGGCTGCCGGAGCTGCTGCTGACGGGGAACGACGGGCAGCCGCACGACCCGGTCGCCGACACCCCCTGCACCGTTCTGTACTGCTTCCCCAGCGCCTACGCCCACCGCGACGCCTATCCGCCGGGCTGGGCGGGAATCCCGGGGGCGAGCGGCTGCACCCTCGAATCGTGCACGTACCGCGACCAGTTGGCGGAGTTCACCACGGCGGGCGCGACCGTGCACGGGGTATCCGTGCAGCGCCCGGACGAACAGCGCGCGTTCGCGGAGAAGGAGGGGCTGCGCTTCCCGCTGCTCTCGGACGCGGATCTGGCACTGACGGCGGCGCTGCGGCTACCGACGTTCCGGGCGGCGGGGGTGAGCAGGCTCAAGCGGCTGACGCTGGTGGTGGACCGGGACCGGACGATCCGCGAGGTGCTGTACCCGATCACGGACATCGAGGCGAGCGTACGGGCGGCGCTGGAGGCGGTACGGGGGCGCGCGGCGGACTGAGCGGGGCGGACGGCGAGCCCCGCGGCCGCGACAGCGGTCGGCCCGTCACGGTACGGGCCCGCGCAGGCCCCAGGGCCCGTCGCGCCCGGCGGGCGGGCATGCGACGACAGGCCCTGACGGCCCCTCACCCCCGCCCGTCGGCCACGCGCGCCAGCATCTCCCGGGTGTGGTCCGCGTCGAAGCTGCCCCCGGTCAGCAGCACCTGGAGGCAGATGCCGTCCATCAGCGCGACCAGCGCCCGCGCGGTCTCCGGGTCGGTGCGCCGGGACAGCACCTCGACGGCGGCCTCGGTCCACTCGGCGGCGACCGGGCGCAGCGCGGGGCGCCGCAGGGCCGCGAGATACAGCTCGTACTCCAGCTCGATCGCCCCGCGTTCGCCCGCGAACCACTGGCCCAGCAGCCGGGTCAGCTCGTCCGCGAGACCGGCGCCGGGTGCGGCCGCGCCCGTCGCGGGAGGAGCGGCGAGGACCTCGCTGCCGCGCAGCGCCTGGGCGAAGGTCTCGTTGCAGCGGCGCAGGGCGGCGATCAGGAGCTCGTCGAGCGAGCGGAAGTGGTACGTGGTCGAGCCCAGCGGCACATCGGCCTCGGCGGCGACCGTGCGATGACTCAGCCCGGCTATACCGTCGGCCGCCATCACGGCGAGCGCCGCGTCGATGATGCGCGTCCGCCGGTCGGGGTCGTACCGCCGGGCCATCAGTGGGCCCCTCCGACGTTGAGCACGACGACCCCGGCGACGATCAGGGCGACGCCCGTGATCTTGACGAGGCTGCTGGACTCCCCCAGGAAGAGGATGCCGATGAGGGCGACGGCCGCGGTGCCGACGCCGGCCCAGATCGCGTACGCGGTGCCCACGGACAGCGTCTTGAGGGTCTGCGCGAGCAGGGTGAACGCGATGAGATAGCCCACCGCGGTGCCGATCGAGGGCCAGAGCCGGGTGAAGCCCTCGCTGTACTTCATGGCCGTCGTCCCGGCCACCTCCGCCGCGATGGCCGCGGCGAGCAGTCCGTATGCGTATCCCATGTGTACGACAGTACACAATGTTGCGTACGCCCGTACATATCATCGGATCGCGCCGGGACGCTACCGTGTCCCGACCGACGATCGACGGAGCGGAGACGCAGTGGCG
Encoded here:
- a CDS encoding winged helix-turn-helix transcriptional regulator, which encodes MPQRTSLADADCSIAQALDVVGDWWTLLIVRDTARGVHRFDALQQELGVSRKVLTERLRLLVDAGVLTREPYQDRPVRYEYRLTPRGRALLPVLIALQDWGDTWVLGEGEAMATTAEASREAARVRGLRGTRLPELLLTGNDGQPHDPVADTPCTVLYCFPSAYAHRDAYPPGWAGIPGASGCTLESCTYRDQLAEFTTAGATVHGVSVQRPDEQRAFAEKEGLRFPLLSDADLALTAALRLPTFRAAGVSRLKRLTLVVDRDRTIREVLYPITDIEASVRAALEAVRGRAAD
- a CDS encoding TetR/AcrR family transcriptional regulator; this encodes MARRYDPDRRTRIIDAALAVMAADGIAGLSHRTVAAEADVPLGSTTYHFRSLDELLIAALRRCNETFAQALRGSEVLAAPPATGAAAPGAGLADELTRLLGQWFAGERGAIELEYELYLAALRRPALRPVAAEWTEAAVEVLSRRTDPETARALVALMDGICLQVLLTGGSFDADHTREMLARVADGRG
- a CDS encoding DMT family transporter, which produces MGYAYGLLAAAIAAEVAGTTAMKYSEGFTRLWPSIGTAVGYLIAFTLLAQTLKTLSVGTAYAIWAGVGTAAVALIGILFLGESSSLVKITGVALIVAGVVVLNVGGAH